One stretch of Rhipicephalus sanguineus isolate Rsan-2018 chromosome 10, BIME_Rsan_1.4, whole genome shotgun sequence DNA includes these proteins:
- the LOC119406767 gene encoding uncharacterized protein LOC119406767 — protein MHAQQSDEHKCILLQTAFPWTEGEESGCYARIMLDNGSQRTFILKRLSGKLGCKVKRSERITVGSFGGGEVELDLKVVEVNVKKDPTSEHITIEALEIEVISCDVLPSPPLAVRERARSLGISLADDSKKAGNDGENLETSILIGADYYWTVVTGCIREIQPKIMAIETMLGWTVQGPVDLRSVPLKSSMVIVLKVSANSDTITDELQKFWDLESMGITEDPEKKPSDDRVIQYIRETMEFKAGRYQVRLPWKENVTLCDNKAVAEKRLMQVTKKFWKNRDDLQAYDKAIREYFEKEIAENVEEPAGTDVRNKFVYYMPHQAVIKKERTTTKIRIVFDASSSQNPGESLNDNLENGPTLTPISQVC, from the coding sequence ATGCACGCACAGCAGTCTGATGAGCACAAGTGCATACTACTGCAGACAGCCTTTCCATGGACGGAGGGAGAAGAAAGTGGGTGCTACGCAAGGATTATGCTGGACAACGGGAGCCAGAGGACATTCATCCTCAAAAGATTGTCGGGAAAACTAGGGTGCAAAGTAAAAAGATCCGAAAGAATCACCGTTGGAtcgtttggaggaggagaggtggaACTCGACTTGAAAGTCGTCGAAGTCAACGTGAAGAAGGACCCTACATCCGAACACATCACCATTGAAGCGCTCGAGATAGAAGTGATATCCTGCGACGTGCTACCATCTCCACCTTTGGCAGTACGAGAAAGAGCAAGATCTCTAGGAATTTCTTTGGCTGATGACAGTAAGAAGGCGGGCAATGACGGCGAAAATCTAGAAACTTCAATATTAATTGGAGCAGATTACTACTGGACGGTAGTCACTGGTTGCATTCGCGAGATACAGCCGAAAATAATGGCAATAGAAACGATGTTGGGATGGACGGTTCAAGGTCCTGTAGATCTTCGTTCTGTTCCACTGAAATCATCGATGGTTATTGTCCTCAAGGTCAGTGCCAATTCTGACACGATCACCGATGAACTGCAGAAGTTCTGGGATTTGGAAAGCATGGGAATCACGGAGGATCCCGAGAAAAAGCCAAGCGATGACCGTGTGATACAGTACATCAGAGAAACAATGGAGTTCAAGGCAGGAAGGTATCAAGTGCGGCTACCATGGAAGGAAAACGTAACGTTATGTGACAACAAGGCAGTTGCAGAGAAGAGGCTTATGCAGGTGACAAAGAAATTTTGGAAAAATCGCGATGACCTTCAAGCCTACGACAAAGCTATTCGAGAATACttcgagaaagaaatagcagaaaacgTCGAAGAACCTGCCGGAACAGACGTACGGAACAAATTTGTCTATTATATGCCCCATCAGGCTgtgatcaagaaagaaagaacaacgacaAAGATACGGATCGTATTTGACGCATCGTCAAGTCAAAACCCAGGGGAATCACTGAATGACAACCTGGAAAATGGGCCAACCTTAACCCCGATATCACAAGTTTGCTGA